The following are encoded together in the bacterium genome:
- a CDS encoding Gfo/Idh/MocA family oxidoreductase, with amino-acid sequence MSGDRNDGLRVALIGCGAIGRRRARVVARPMAGKLVVAVDRDLARAHRVAEDVGCEADTDWHAAVGREDVDAVIVSTTHDVLAAIAIAALRNGKHVLVEKPMARTPAEAEAVVREAASPGGGRAADRRPLVLKVGFNHRHHAAVAGAHEALRRGDLGEPFFIRCRYGHGGRPGYEREWRTVPEIAGGGELLDQGIHALDLFRWFLGDFVEGVGFAPTYFWRSEGDRLTRRDTVEDNAFGLFRTATAQVATLHVSWTQWKNLFSFEIFGRDGYAIVDGLGGSYGAERLTLGRRLPASGPPEEQRAEFSGPDTSWEQEWQEFLAAIHEERQPLGSAHDAHEALKMVHAIYESQRTGALVRLIPA; translated from the coding sequence ATGTCGGGTGACCGCAATGATGGCCTGCGGGTAGCACTCATCGGGTGCGGCGCGATCGGCCGGCGGCGGGCCCGTGTCGTTGCGCGCCCGATGGCCGGGAAATTAGTCGTCGCCGTTGACCGCGACCTCGCCCGTGCACACAGAGTCGCGGAGGATGTTGGGTGCGAGGCCGATACCGACTGGCATGCCGCCGTTGGTCGGGAAGACGTCGACGCGGTAATCGTCTCCACCACCCATGACGTGCTGGCTGCGATCGCGATCGCGGCGCTCCGCAACGGAAAGCATGTGCTGGTCGAGAAACCGATGGCCCGTACGCCGGCCGAGGCCGAGGCGGTGGTCCGCGAGGCGGCCTCGCCCGGGGGCGGGCGGGCGGCGGATCGCCGGCCGCTCGTGCTGAAGGTCGGCTTCAACCACCGCCACCACGCCGCCGTGGCGGGGGCTCATGAGGCGCTCCGGCGGGGGGACCTCGGTGAACCCTTTTTCATCCGGTGCCGGTACGGGCACGGCGGACGGCCGGGGTACGAGAGGGAGTGGCGGACGGTGCCGGAGATCGCCGGCGGCGGAGAATTGCTGGACCAGGGGATTCACGCGCTCGATCTCTTCCGCTGGTTTTTGGGCGACTTCGTCGAGGGCGTTGGTTTTGCGCCCACATACTTCTGGCGGTCGGAGGGGGATCGCCTGACGCGTCGCGATACGGTGGAGGACAACGCGTTCGGCCTCTTCCGCACCGCTACCGCACAGGTGGCCACCTTGCACGTCAGTTGGACCCAATGGAAGAACCTCTTCTCATTTGAGATCTTTGGCCGGGATGGTTACGCGATCGTCGATGGCCTCGGAGGGAGCTATGGAGCCGAACGGTTGACCCTGGGGCGGCGCCTGCCGGCCTCCGGTCCGCCTGAGGAGCAGCGCGCGGAGTTCTCGGGACCTGACACCTCGTGGGAGCAGGAATGGCAGGAGTTCCTGGCCGCGATCCACGAAGAACGGCAGCCACTCGGAAGCGCCCACGACGCTCATGAGGCACTCAAGATGGTGCATGCGATCTATGAATCCCAGCGCACGGGCGCCCTGGTCC